The Hevea brasiliensis isolate MT/VB/25A 57/8 chromosome 1, ASM3005281v1, whole genome shotgun sequence DNA segment TTTGCAACGATAGTTTCACAAAAAGAAAGCAGCTTCACAAAAAAAGCATCACAAACAAAGCCTTATCTGTTTTGTGTTCTCAGCTTTTGTGCAAAGCCTCAGCCGACAATGCCAAACTAGCACTCAGAAGGTCGACCCGGTTTTAGCACATCTCCAACTTTGCCCATCAGATGACACAAATTTGTGTTAAGATTTAGCCGAAAAGGCTATACATGAACAAATAGAAAGCCACATGTTTTCTTTGATATGATACTTGACATGAATAGAGAGAACAGAGCAGTTCACTCAAATTGCAACATAGCAAGAAGCTGGCCACTGAAGATGCTATTTGTCAGAAAATGGGAACCGCTAAAGAGAAATTTGATCGATCAAAATTTCACCAacagaatattttagagaatGTCATTTGCTGGATAATGCTGAAAGCTTTAATAATGAGTTCAACAGGAACAGAAGGCGACTACATCAACTCTTGATAAATGCAATACAAAGAAAATGGAAAGAGAACTGATGAGTGAGGGCTCCTGGCCACTTCTAACCCATCTAATTGAAAACATAgaacaacaaaaatctacgacaATGTTTATGCCTCGACTACAAAATAAAAACTCTATGCTTTTTGCTACCTAGGAATCACCAATACCATGAAAGCTGAAACACAATCAGAAAACAGCAAGATTCACCATAGAAATCATCCAAGGCTGCAACAGATACACATAAACAGCTCTTTCAAAACAGATGATCCGATTGTTTATCACCAAGACATGAAAGCATGATTGGAGAGTAACATCAGCCCATTACATAGCACTGGGCATACTTGTTAGGAAAATATCTTCATGGTAGCTAGATGCAGGAGAGCTTTTGGGGGAATCGTCACAAGTTTTCTCTATTTCATCCTCAGCAAAAATTTCTTCAGAGTGGCAATCAAAACTGCAAAACGCTTTCTCACCTCTACAAAACATCAAAAGCCACAAGATGTCCATGATTTAAATTAGATTCAATGGTCAGAATCAGAAGTAAGGCACTTCATTCACAGAATTTTTATGGCATACCTGTAGATATAAATGTCATCTCCCTTCTCCAACTTTTTTTTGCAGGAGTAACAGAAGCTCAAGAACTCATCAGATGGGTGAGAAGTTGGACCCTCCACTTCCAGGCAGTTAGCCTCTTGAGGCAATTCAAAGCCCAGATTTTGTGTTTTGTCAAAATTGGACATCTCATTTGTGTGACATTCCAAAATACAGTCACCAAAAATATGAGTTGTTTTAGGGTTTGGACCATAAGAAATTATACAGGTATAATCCTCAGAAAGCTCAATCTCACGTGCAGAGAGAGAACCTACACACCCATGGCTAGAGCCAATGGGTACAGGAAGTGAACTTGATTTTATTTCCGAAGAATTATCTGTTTGTGTACATCCACCACTAAACTGTGGTAAACTTGTTATAGTAGTGGTTCTATTCTCGGAACAAAACTTTTTAGAACTCAAAGGGGATGTGGGGGATAAGCTAATTGGAGAAGAGATTTCAAAGGGTTTAGGTTCCAACCGGACTCCATCATTCCCAAAGACAGCATCAGAGTCTGATTTACCTAATTTGGGGTTAGGAGTTTTGGTTTGTGATTGTAGCAAAAGCATGTAGTCTCTTGGCAAAGATTTGGATCTCACAGAATAACCAGTCTTCATCTGTGATCCAAATATTATATTCTTCCTCTTTGGTGAATTAAGAACTTCACCAGCTGGTTTGGTTTCATCAACTAGTAAATTTATGATGCTGAGACCTACTTTACTGCAATCCCATTTCTTCTGATGGCCATTTTGGGTTGGTGATCGTGGGGACTTTTGGCTAAACGGGTTACTAAGATTGGAGAAAAAATTGAAATCAAGAGATGTAGGGCTCCTAATTGAGTCAGAATCTGATGAACCTCTTGAACCAAACCCCACAAAGAAACCAGGAAAATTGAAAAATGTGCTGCTTATGTGTCTCAGGCCTGATGCATCAGATTGGCAATGGGACTCTGAAGCAGAATCAGCCATTAGATTGAACGTGCATGCTCCTTCTATCATATTCTGCTTCTATTTGTAAGCATCATTAAAGAGCCCCTCAATGGTTGAAGTAAAGACTGGCAATTTCCTGCCGTAACAGTTGAAgttaataaaatcaaagaaaagtagAACGCATCAAAATCAATAGAAATAGTGCGAAAACCATCAAGAATTTATTAGAAGAGACGTCCATCAATGAACAAGATATCACAAAATTGCCCCCCAATGATGACAAATCTTTGGTCACAGTAAAACTCCAAAATGATTTTGAAACATTTATGAGCTTTGAATGACATCTGAGAACCACATTTAAAACAAGGTATCGACAGTGGAACCTCTC contains these protein-coding regions:
- the LOC110660383 gene encoding FCS-Like Zinc finger 10, producing MIEGACTFNLMADSASESHCQSDASGLRHISSTFFNFPGFFVGFGSRGSSDSDSIRSPTSLDFNFFSNLSNPFSQKSPRSPTQNGHQKKWDCSKVGLSIINLLVDETKPAGEVLNSPKRKNIIFGSQMKTGYSVRSKSLPRDYMLLLQSQTKTPNPKLGKSDSDAVFGNDGVRLEPKPFEISSPISLSPTSPLSSKKFCSENRTTTITSLPQFSGGCTQTDNSSEIKSSSLPVPIGSSHGCVGSLSAREIELSEDYTCIISYGPNPKTTHIFGDCILECHTNEMSNFDKTQNLGFELPQEANCLEVEGPTSHPSDEFLSFCYSCKKKLEKGDDIYIYRGEKAFCSFDCHSEEIFAEDEIEKTCDDSPKSSPASSYHEDIFLTSMPSAM